A window from Drosophila kikkawai strain 14028-0561.14 chromosome 2L, DkikHiC1v2, whole genome shotgun sequence encodes these proteins:
- the Cpr gene encoding NADPH--cytochrome P450 reductase: protein MASEQTIEGAAGAAAAVGDEPFLGLLDVALLAVLIGGAAFYFLRSRKKEEEPARSYSIQPTTVCTTSAADNSFIKKLKASGRSLVVFYGSQTGTGEEFAGRLAKEGIRYRLKGMVADPEECDMEELLQLKDISNSLAVFCLATYGEGDPTDNAMEFYEWITNGDVDLTGLNYAVFGLGNKTYEHYNKVAIYVDKRLEELGANRVFELGLGDDDANIEDDFITWKDRFWPAVCDHFGIEGGGEEVLIRQYRLLEQPDVQPDRIYTGEIARLHSMQNQRPPFDAKNPFLAPIKVNRELHKGGGRSCMHIELSIDGSKMRYDAGDHVAMYPINDKGLVDKLGQLCNADLDTVFSLINTDTDSSKKHPFPCPTTYRTALTHYLEITAIPRTHILKELAEYCTDEKEKELLRSMASISPEGKEKYQSWIQDACRNIVHILEDIKSCRPPIDHVCELLPRLQPRYYSISSSAKLHPTDVHVTAVLVEYKTPTGRTNKGVATTYLKNKQPQGGEEDVKVPVFIRKSQFRLPTKPETPIIMVGPGTGLAPFRGFIQERQFLRDEGKTVGESILYFGCRKRSEDYIYEAELEEWVKKGTLNLKAAFSRDQAKKIYVQHLLEQDADLIWKVIGENKGHFYICGDAKNMAVDVRNILVKILSTKGAMSEADAVQYIKKMEAQKRYSADVWS from the exons ATGGCTAGCGAGCAAACGATTGAGGGAGCAGCCGGAGCAGCCGCTGCTGTTGGAGACGAACCCTTCCTGGGCCTGCTGGATGTGGCCCTGCTAGCTGTTCTGATCGGAGGAGCCGCCTTCTACTTCCTACGCAGTCgcaagaaggaggaggagccagCGCGCAGCTATTCCATCCA ACCTACCACAGTATGCACCACCAGTGCGGCGGACAACTCTTTTATTAAGAAGCTCAAGGCATCCGGACGCAGCCTGGTCGTCTTTTATGGCTCTCAGACCGGAACCGGTGAGGAGTTCGCTGGCCGATTGGCCAAAGAGGGCATTCGCTATCGGCTCAAGGGCATGGTCGCCGATCCTGAGGAGTGCGACATGGAGGAGTTGCTACAGCTGAAGGATATCTCAAACTCGCTAGCCGTTTTCTGCCTGGCCACCTATGGAGAGGGCGATCCCACGGACAACGCCATGGAGTTTTACGAGTGGATTACAAACGGAGATGTCGACCTCACTGGACTTAATTATGCG GTCTTTGGCCTGGGCAACAAGACCTATGAGCACTACAACAAGGTAGCCATCTACGTGGACAAACGGCTAGAGGAGCTGGGTGCCAACCGTGTCTTTGAATTGGGACTGGGAGACGATGATGCCAA CATTGAAGATGACTTCATTACGTGGAAGGATCGCTTCTGGCCTGCCGTCTGCGACCACTTCGGCATTGAGGGTGGCGGCGAGGAGGTTCTCATCCGCCAGTACCGCCTGCTGGAGCAACCCGATGTGCAGCCAGACCGCATCTACACGGGCGAGATTGCTAGACTGCATTCCATGCAAAATCAGCGTCCGCCCTTCGACGCCAAGAATCCCTTCCTGGCACCCATCAAGGTCAACCGCGAGCTCCACAAGGGCGGTGGCCGGTCCTGTATGCACATCGAGCTGAGCATTGATGGCTCCAAGATGCGATATGACGCCGGCGACCATGTGGCAATGTATCCCATTAACGACAAGGGATTGGTGGATAAGTTGGGACAGCTGTGCAACGCCGACCTGGACACGGTCTTTTCGCTGATCAATACGGATACGGACAGCAGCAAGAAGCATCCGTTCCCCTGTCCCACCACCTACCGTACTGCACTAACTCACTATCTCGAGATCACGGCTATTCCTCGCACGCACATCCTCAAGGAGCTGGCCGAGTACTGTACGGatgagaaggagaaggagttGTTGCGCAGCATGGCATCTATCAGTCCGGAAG GCAAGGAGAAATACCAGAGCTGGATCCAGGACGCTTGCCGCAACATCGTCCACATTCTGGAGGACATCAAGTCTTGCCGTCCTCCTATCGACCACGTCTGCGAGCTGTTGCCACGCCTCCAGCCGCGTTACTACTCCATCTCGTCGTCGGCCAAGTTGCATCCGACCGATGTTCATGTCACGGCCGTGCTTGTGGAATACAAGACGCCCACGGGACGCACCAACAAGGGTGTGGCCACCACCTACCTGAAGAATAAGCAGCCCCAGGGCGGCGAGGAGGATGTTAAGGTGCCGGTCTTCATACGGAAATCTCAGTTCCGTCTGCCCACAAAGCCGGAGACTCCCATCATTATGGTGGGTCCAGGTACGGGCCTGGCGCCTTTCCGCGGCTTCATCCAGGAACGCCAGTTCCTGCGCGACGAGGGCAAGACCGTGGGCGAGTCGATCCTGTACTTTGGATGCCGCAAGCGCAGTGAAGACTACATATACGAGGCTGAGTTGGAGGAATGGGTCAAGAAGGGCACTCTGAATCTCAAGGCTGCCTTCTCCCGCGACCAGGCGAAGAAGATTTATGTGCAGCACTTGCTGGAGCAGGATGCCGATCTGATATGGAAGGTGATTGGCGAGAACAAGGGCCACTTTTACATTTGCGG AGATGCAAAGAACATGGCCGTGGATGTTAGAAACATTTTAGTGAAAATTCTGTCCACCAAGGGCGCCATGAGCGAGGCTGACGCCGTGCAGTATATCAAGAAGATGGAGGCTCAGAAGCGGTACTCGGCCGATGTCTGGAGCTAA